A genomic segment from Cyanobium sp. NIES-981 encodes:
- a CDS encoding glycosyltransferase family 9 protein has protein sequence MRALFLIPGDSSRQLQAFPAVAAVANQLRAEVQVVCPAEAVTLWGLHPGVGRAIPFNWANATLADWANLLGSVREPDFQLCINRASGRQVDLMLAMSHIPTRLATAGFSATERVQEPQGLWPCQAWQAWLQPIGVQLDAQGFRLQVPPAALQEAAAALPAGDGPLLLQAPTGGAADWPAEHWQELPELIRARLPNLRSGRLGGGSWLQRAASLASADVVLASDPASIDLAVLLGVPLVALGRPGWQLPSREGVRALGQPGQLADLGSTEVLTALGLG, from the coding sequence ATGCGCGCCCTGTTCCTGATCCCGGGCGACAGCAGCCGGCAGCTCCAGGCCTTCCCCGCCGTGGCGGCCGTGGCGAACCAGCTTCGGGCTGAGGTTCAGGTGGTCTGTCCCGCCGAGGCCGTGACGCTCTGGGGCCTCCACCCGGGGGTGGGCCGGGCGATCCCGTTCAACTGGGCCAACGCCACCCTGGCCGACTGGGCCAACCTGCTGGGCTCCGTGCGGGAGCCGGACTTCCAGCTCTGCATCAACCGTGCCAGCGGCCGGCAGGTGGACCTGATGCTGGCGATGAGCCACATCCCCACCCGTCTGGCCACCGCAGGCTTCTCCGCCACCGAGCGGGTGCAGGAGCCCCAGGGCCTCTGGCCCTGCCAGGCCTGGCAGGCCTGGCTGCAGCCGATCGGGGTGCAACTCGATGCCCAGGGCTTCCGCCTACAGGTGCCGCCGGCAGCCTTGCAGGAGGCGGCGGCGGCGCTGCCGGCGGGCGATGGCCCCCTGCTGCTGCAGGCGCCGACCGGCGGCGCCGCCGACTGGCCGGCCGAACACTGGCAGGAGCTGCCCGAGCTGATCCGAGCCCGCCTCCCCAACCTCCGCAGCGGCCGCCTGGGGGGCGGTTCCTGGCTGCAGCGGGCCGCCAGCCTGGCCAGCGCCGATGTGGTGCTGGCCAGCGATCCGGCCAGCATCGACCTGGCGGTGCTGCTGGGGGTGCCCCTGGTGGCGCTCGGCCGGCCTGGCTGGCAACTTCCCAGCCGCGAAGGGGTGAGGGCCCTGGGGCAGCCAGGCCAGCTCGCTGACCTGGGCAGCACCGAGGTGCTCACGGCCCTCGGGCTCGGCTGA
- the fabG gene encoding 3-oxoacyl-[acyl-carrier-protein] reductase, translated as MAVAAPLAGQVALVTGASRGIGAAIACELGQAGATVVVNYASSAEAAAAVVNRIEAAGGSAWALQADVADEAQVDSMVKAVLERDGRLDVLVNNAGITRDGLVMRMKTADWQSVIDLNLTGVFLCTRAASRAMLRARQGRIINITSVVGLFGNAGQANYSAAKAGVIGLTRSNAAEFAGRGVTVNAVAPGFIESDMTAELDQEPILKAIPLGRMGRPEEVAGAVRFLAADPAAAYMTGQVLQVDGGMVMR; from the coding sequence ATGGCCGTCGCCGCTCCCCTTGCAGGTCAGGTTGCCCTGGTCACCGGCGCCAGCCGGGGCATCGGCGCCGCCATCGCCTGCGAACTGGGCCAGGCCGGGGCCACGGTGGTGGTGAACTACGCCAGTTCTGCCGAGGCCGCGGCGGCCGTGGTGAACAGGATTGAGGCCGCCGGAGGCAGCGCCTGGGCCCTCCAGGCCGATGTGGCCGATGAAGCCCAGGTGGACAGCATGGTGAAGGCGGTGCTCGAGCGCGATGGCCGGCTCGACGTGCTGGTGAACAATGCCGGCATCACCCGCGACGGCCTGGTGATGCGCATGAAGACAGCCGACTGGCAGAGCGTGATCGACCTGAACCTCACCGGCGTGTTTCTCTGCACCCGTGCGGCGAGCCGGGCCATGCTCCGGGCCCGCCAGGGCCGGATCATCAACATCACGTCGGTGGTGGGGCTGTTCGGCAACGCCGGCCAGGCCAACTACAGCGCCGCCAAGGCCGGGGTGATCGGCCTCACCCGCAGCAACGCCGCCGAGTTTGCCGGCCGGGGCGTCACCGTGAACGCGGTGGCCCCCGGCTTCATCGAAAGCGACATGACCGCCGAGCTCGACCAGGAGCCGATCCTCAAGGCCATTCCCCTGGGCCGCATGGGACGGCCCGAGGAGGTGGCCGGGGCTGTGCGCTTCCTGGCCGCAGATCCTGCGGCGGCCTACATGACGGGCCAGGTTCTGCAGGTGGATGGCGGCATGGTGATGCGCTGA
- the groL gene encoding chaperonin GroEL (60 kDa chaperone family; promotes refolding of misfolded polypeptides especially under stressful conditions; forms two stacked rings of heptamers to form a barrel-shaped 14mer; ends can be capped by GroES; misfolded proteins enter the barrel where they are refolded when GroES binds) has product MAKLVSFSDASRASLEKGVNALADAVRVTIGPKGRNVVLEKKFGAPDIVNDGVTIAKEIELDDPFENLGAKLMQQVATKTKDQAGDGTTTATVLAQALVREGLRNVAAGASPVVLRRGMERAAAQVVEGIAARAQAVEGDAIRQVATVSAGNDEEIGQMIAEAMAKVTADGVITVEESNSLATELEITEGMAFDRGYSSPYFVTDQDRRECVFENPLVLITDRKISAITDLVPVLEAVSKSGRPLLILAEEVEGEALATLVVNKNRGVLQVAAVRAPSFGDRRKAYLQDIAILTGATVISEDQAMTLEKAGLQDLGQARRITITKDSTTIVASGDHQAAVTDRIAAIRRELDNTDSDYDREKLMERIAKLAGGVAVIKVGAPTETELRNRKLRIEDALNATRAAVEEGIVAGGGTTLLELAQGLTTLAAGCQGDERTGVEIVQRALAEPVKQIAGNAGIDGDVVSAQILRSGLGYNAQTGHYEDLLAAGILDAAKVTRLALQDAVSIAALLITTEAVIADKPEPPAAPAGGGMGDMGGMGGMGGMGMPGMM; this is encoded by the coding sequence ATGGCCAAGCTGGTCAGCTTTTCCGACGCCTCCCGCGCCTCCCTCGAAAAGGGTGTCAACGCCCTCGCCGATGCCGTCCGGGTGACCATCGGTCCGAAAGGCCGCAATGTGGTGCTGGAGAAGAAGTTCGGGGCACCCGACATCGTCAATGACGGCGTGACCATCGCCAAGGAGATCGAACTCGACGATCCGTTCGAAAACCTGGGCGCCAAGCTGATGCAGCAGGTGGCCACCAAAACCAAGGACCAGGCCGGTGACGGCACCACCACCGCCACCGTGCTGGCCCAGGCCCTGGTGCGGGAAGGGCTCCGCAACGTGGCCGCCGGCGCCAGCCCGGTGGTGCTGCGTCGCGGCATGGAGCGGGCCGCCGCCCAGGTGGTGGAGGGCATCGCCGCCCGGGCCCAGGCGGTGGAGGGCGACGCCATCCGCCAGGTGGCCACCGTGAGTGCCGGCAACGACGAGGAGATCGGCCAGATGATCGCCGAGGCCATGGCCAAGGTCACCGCCGACGGCGTGATCACTGTGGAGGAGTCGAACTCCCTGGCCACCGAGCTGGAGATCACCGAGGGCATGGCCTTCGATCGCGGCTACAGCTCCCCCTATTTCGTCACCGATCAGGACCGGCGCGAGTGCGTGTTCGAGAACCCGCTGGTGCTGATCACCGACCGCAAGATCAGCGCCATCACCGATCTGGTGCCGGTGCTCGAGGCCGTGTCCAAGAGCGGCCGGCCGCTGCTGATCCTTGCCGAGGAGGTGGAGGGTGAGGCCCTGGCCACCCTGGTGGTGAACAAGAACCGGGGCGTGCTGCAGGTGGCGGCCGTGCGGGCGCCGTCCTTCGGCGACCGGCGCAAGGCCTATCTCCAGGACATCGCCATCCTCACCGGCGCCACGGTGATCAGCGAAGACCAGGCCATGACCCTGGAGAAGGCCGGCCTGCAGGATCTGGGCCAGGCCCGCCGGATCACCATCACCAAGGACAGCACCACCATCGTGGCCAGCGGCGACCACCAGGCGGCCGTGACCGACCGGATCGCCGCCATCCGCAGGGAACTCGACAACACCGACTCGGACTACGACCGCGAGAAGCTGATGGAGCGGATCGCCAAGCTGGCCGGCGGTGTGGCGGTGATCAAGGTGGGAGCGCCCACCGAAACCGAGCTGCGCAACCGCAAACTGCGCATCGAGGATGCCCTCAACGCCACCCGGGCCGCCGTGGAGGAGGGCATCGTGGCCGGCGGCGGCACCACCCTGCTGGAGCTCGCCCAGGGGCTCACCACGCTGGCGGCCGGCTGCCAGGGTGACGAACGCACCGGGGTCGAAATCGTGCAGCGCGCCCTGGCCGAACCGGTCAAGCAGATCGCCGGCAACGCCGGCATCGATGGCGACGTGGTCAGCGCCCAGATCCTGCGGAGTGGTCTGGGCTACAACGCCCAGACGGGTCACTACGAGGACCTGCTGGCGGCGGGCATCCTCGATGCCGCCAAGGTGACCCGCCTCGCCCTGCAGGATGCGGTGTCGATCGCGGCTCTGCTGATCACCACCGAGGCGGTGATCGCCGACAAACCGGAACCGCCGGCTGCCCCGGCTGGCGGCGGCATGGGGGACATGGGTGGCATGGGCGGCATGGGCGGCATGGGGATGCCCGGAATGATGTGA
- a CDS encoding N-acetylmannosamine-6-phosphate 2-epimerase has product MIQAPWPRGLIVSVQAPEGSPLRDPEVIAAMAEASLQQGARGVRLESPEHIGAVRRRCPAALIVGLWKRSHADSSVYITPTWEDIQAVWAAGADVVALDATSRRRPGGVQLAELVERATQELGAPLMADVATLEEGLQAALLGCAWVGTTLYGYTEATADARPPAWDLLSPLRRDLPAQVPLICEGGIGSVQQAREALDRGADAVVVGTAITGIDLQVAAYSRALQD; this is encoded by the coding sequence GTGATCCAGGCTCCCTGGCCCCGCGGCCTGATCGTGTCGGTGCAGGCCCCGGAGGGCTCCCCGCTCCGGGATCCCGAGGTGATCGCGGCCATGGCCGAAGCCAGCCTGCAGCAGGGGGCGCGGGGGGTGAGGCTGGAGAGCCCGGAGCACATCGGCGCTGTGCGTCGGCGCTGTCCGGCGGCCCTGATCGTGGGGCTGTGGAAGCGCAGCCACGCTGACAGCTCTGTCTACATCACCCCCACCTGGGAGGACATTCAGGCCGTCTGGGCCGCGGGTGCGGATGTGGTGGCCCTCGATGCCACCAGCCGCCGGCGGCCGGGAGGTGTTCAGCTCGCCGAGCTGGTCGAGCGCGCCACCCAGGAACTCGGCGCCCCGCTCATGGCCGATGTGGCCACGCTGGAGGAAGGGCTGCAGGCGGCCCTCCTGGGCTGTGCCTGGGTGGGAACCACGCTCTATGGCTACACCGAAGCCACCGCGGATGCCCGGCCACCGGCCTGGGATCTGCTGTCTCCGCTCCGGCGGGACCTGCCTGCCCAGGTGCCCCTGATCTGCGAGGGGGGAATCGGATCGGTTCAGCAGGCCCGCGAGGCGCTGGATCGCGGCGCCGATGCCGTCGTGGTCGGCACCGCGATCACGGGAATCGACCTGCAGGTGGCGGCCTACAGCCGCGCCCTGCAGGACTGA
- a CDS encoding ABC transporter permease, translating into MTSASTAASSSARPRAVAPPPEASALAEISQETLALTRRLFVQLQRRPSTLIAGVLQPLIWLILFGALFAKAPAGLLPDGMSYGRFLGAGVIVFTAFSGALNAGLPVMFDREFGFLNRLLVAPLRSRSSIVLASVLYITALSLVQSVAIMATAALLGYGWPGMAGLALVLLTLLLLVFAVTALSLGLAFALPGHIELIAVIFVANLPLLFASTALAPISFMPAWLGWLAALNPLTFAIEPIRAAYAGHLTLYAIVLEAPYGDLSAGQCLGVLAVLAIGLFALIRPLLDRKLT; encoded by the coding sequence ATGACCTCCGCCTCCACCGCCGCGTCCTCCTCTGCCCGCCCCCGGGCGGTCGCGCCTCCTCCCGAGGCCTCGGCCCTGGCCGAGATCAGCCAGGAGACACTGGCCCTCACCCGGCGGCTGTTCGTGCAGCTGCAGCGTCGCCCCTCCACCCTCATCGCCGGAGTGCTCCAGCCCCTGATCTGGTTGATCCTGTTCGGGGCCCTGTTCGCCAAGGCGCCGGCCGGCCTGCTGCCTGACGGCATGAGCTACGGCCGCTTCCTCGGTGCCGGCGTGATCGTGTTCACCGCCTTCAGTGGCGCCCTCAATGCGGGCCTGCCGGTGATGTTCGACCGGGAGTTCGGCTTCCTGAACCGGCTGCTCGTGGCCCCGCTGCGCTCGCGCAGCTCGATCGTGCTGGCCTCGGTGCTGTACATCACGGCTCTGAGCCTGGTGCAGAGCGTGGCGATCATGGCCACGGCCGCCCTCCTCGGCTACGGCTGGCCCGGCATGGCCGGCCTGGCCCTGGTGCTGCTCACGCTGCTGCTGCTGGTGTTCGCCGTCACCGCCCTGAGCCTGGGGCTTGCCTTCGCCCTGCCGGGGCACATCGAGCTGATCGCGGTGATCTTCGTGGCCAACCTGCCCCTGCTGTTCGCGAGCACCGCCCTGGCACCGATTTCCTTCATGCCTGCCTGGCTGGGCTGGCTCGCAGCCCTCAATCCCCTTACCTTCGCCATAGAACCGATCCGCGCCGCCTACGCCGGCCACCTCACGCTCTACGCCATCGTGCTGGAGGCTCCCTACGGAGACCTTTCGGCAGGTCAGTGCCTGGGGGTGCTCGCGGTGCTGGCCATCGGCCTGTTCGCTCTGATCCGGCCGCTGCTGGATCGCAAGCTCACCTGA
- a CDS encoding ATP-binding cassette domain-containing protein codes for MALRELRKTYSSGGKQVQALNGLSLTVPEGTLYGLLGPNGAGKTTALRILCTLLAPDQGSVEVAGVDALSAPRQVRRLLGYVAQEVAIDKILTGRELLRLQGDLYHLRRDARDGRIEELVALLGMADWIDRRCGSYSGGMRRRLDLASGLLHSPRVLVLDEPTVGLDIESRAAIWEVLRRLRDGGTTVVLSSHYLEEVDALADRLAILEHGRVIAEGTPSELKDALGGDRVTLRVREFSDAEEAGQVQTLLSACQGVRQVVVNRSQGYSLNLVVEDASVVERLRQQLAAADLPVFALAQSRPSLDDVYLQATGRTLMDAELAVAGSRDAKAERKQSMR; via the coding sequence ATCGCGCTCAGGGAGCTGCGCAAGACCTACAGCAGCGGCGGCAAGCAGGTGCAGGCCCTCAACGGTCTCAGTCTCACGGTGCCGGAGGGCACGCTCTACGGCCTGCTGGGGCCCAACGGCGCCGGCAAGACCACGGCCCTGCGCATCCTGTGCACCCTGCTGGCACCCGATCAGGGCTCGGTGGAGGTGGCCGGCGTCGATGCGCTCAGCGCTCCACGGCAGGTGCGGCGTCTGCTGGGCTACGTGGCCCAGGAGGTGGCGATCGACAAGATCCTCACGGGCCGGGAGCTGCTCCGCCTCCAGGGCGACCTCTATCACCTCCGCCGTGACGCCAGGGACGGGCGCATCGAGGAGCTGGTGGCCCTGCTGGGCATGGCCGACTGGATCGACCGGCGCTGCGGGTCCTACTCCGGAGGGATGCGTCGCCGGCTCGATCTGGCCTCAGGCCTGCTGCACTCCCCCCGGGTGCTGGTGCTCGATGAGCCCACGGTGGGCCTGGACATCGAGAGCCGTGCGGCGATCTGGGAGGTGCTGCGGCGGCTGCGCGACGGCGGCACCACGGTGGTGCTGAGCAGCCACTACCTCGAGGAGGTGGATGCGCTGGCGGACCGGCTGGCCATTCTCGAGCATGGCCGGGTGATTGCCGAGGGCACCCCGTCCGAGCTCAAGGATGCCCTCGGGGGCGACCGCGTCACCCTGCGTGTCAGGGAATTCAGCGATGCCGAGGAGGCCGGCCAGGTACAGACCCTGCTCAGCGCCTGCCAGGGGGTGCGCCAGGTGGTGGTGAACCGGTCCCAGGGCTATTCCCTCAACCTCGTGGTGGAGGACGCCTCGGTGGTGGAGCGGTTGCGGCAGCAGCTGGCGGCCGCCGACCTGCCGGTGTTCGCCCTCGCCCAGAGCCGCCCCAGCCTCGATGATGTGTACCTCCAGGCCACTGGCCGCACCCTGATGGATGCGGAACTGGCCGTGGCCGGCAGCCGTGATGCCAAGGCCGAACGCAAACAGAGCATGCGCTGA
- a CDS encoding heme o synthase, translating into MVSLTALPITKPAVPRSVTLPAWLEVAKPRLIPLLLATTLAGMAITGGAVSLSVICCTLLGGALASAAAGVLNCLWEHDLDGRMQRTSRRALPSGRLAQQQAFGMAVALTLGAVVVLVVGVNALAASLALLGLCSYVLLYTALLKPRTPQNIVIGGVAGAIPPLVGAAASSGGLSLSSWWLFALVMVWTPAHFWALALLLKDDYRSVGIPMLPVVKGVAVTARAIRTYAWITVALSLGGVWMLPSGGLLYGLMVLPFNGRLLQLVQALVAHPDDPGRARALFRWSIFYLFGISLLLLMARLPQADAFSMPLALLPTLGG; encoded by the coding sequence ATGGTGAGCCTCACCGCCCTGCCGATCACCAAACCGGCAGTGCCCCGCTCCGTGACCCTGCCGGCCTGGCTCGAAGTGGCCAAGCCCCGCCTGATCCCTCTGCTACTGGCCACCACCCTGGCGGGGATGGCCATCACCGGCGGTGCCGTCAGCCTGTCCGTGATCTGCTGCACCCTGCTGGGCGGTGCGCTGGCATCGGCCGCCGCCGGTGTTCTGAACTGTCTCTGGGAGCATGACCTGGACGGCCGCATGCAGCGCACCAGCCGCCGCGCCCTGCCGTCCGGACGCCTGGCCCAGCAGCAGGCCTTCGGCATGGCCGTGGCCCTCACCCTCGGGGCTGTGGTGGTGCTGGTGGTGGGGGTCAACGCCCTGGCCGCGAGCCTGGCCCTGCTGGGGCTCTGCAGCTACGTGCTGCTCTACACCGCCCTGCTCAAGCCGCGCACGCCCCAGAACATCGTGATCGGCGGGGTGGCCGGCGCCATTCCCCCCCTGGTGGGGGCCGCGGCCTCCAGCGGTGGGCTCTCCCTCTCCAGCTGGTGGCTGTTCGCCCTGGTCATGGTCTGGACTCCCGCCCACTTCTGGGCCCTGGCCCTCCTGCTCAAGGATGACTACCGCTCGGTGGGCATCCCCATGCTTCCCGTGGTGAAGGGCGTGGCGGTGACCGCCCGAGCCATCCGCACCTATGCCTGGATCACCGTGGCGCTGAGCCTCGGTGGCGTGTGGATGCTCCCCAGCGGTGGTCTGCTCTACGGCCTGATGGTGCTCCCCTTCAACGGCCGCCTGCTCCAGCTCGTGCAGGCCCTGGTGGCCCACCCCGACGACCCCGGCCGCGCCAGGGCACTGTTCCGCTGGTCGATTTTCTATCTCTTCGGCATCAGCCTGCTTCTGCTGATGGCCCGTCTGCCCCAGGCCGACGCCTTCTCCATGCCGCTGGCTCTGCTGCCTACATTGGGCGGCTGA
- a CDS encoding heme A synthase — protein MPATPQLRRIRRLTGHLVIALVILVVIGGATRVMQAGLACPDWPLCYGVLLPGRQMNLQVFLEWFHRLDAFVVGVALLVLAGASLLGRRRLPVWLPGLACIALLLVAVQGGLGALTVTRLLASSLVTAHLAAALTLLALLSAAHQMLEAPPASLEAFSSPVAHSPSPWRGMWTLALLLGLAGVMVQSLVGGWMASHWAAERCLASGEWCNLLGWHRQLASGVGAGVLLLTVAGTAMPARSRRQRAMAVASGAVVMVQIALGICTLRLGLAVPAVTIAHQLGAALLVALLAGQLGLSLAPAAPPLSVADPSAVLPSGAEPW, from the coding sequence ATGCCGGCCACCCCGCAGCTTCGCCGGATCCGCCGACTCACCGGCCACCTGGTGATCGCCCTGGTGATTCTCGTGGTGATCGGCGGGGCCACCCGCGTCATGCAGGCCGGACTGGCCTGTCCGGACTGGCCGCTCTGCTATGGGGTCCTGCTGCCGGGCCGGCAGATGAACCTGCAGGTGTTCCTCGAGTGGTTTCACCGGCTCGATGCCTTCGTGGTGGGGGTTGCGCTGCTGGTGCTGGCCGGCGCCAGCCTGCTCGGACGGCGCCGACTGCCTGTCTGGCTGCCCGGACTGGCCTGCATCGCGCTGCTGCTGGTGGCCGTCCAGGGTGGTCTCGGTGCCCTCACGGTCACCCGTCTGCTGGCTTCCAGCCTGGTGACGGCCCACCTCGCGGCTGCCCTCACCCTGCTGGCCCTGCTCAGTGCGGCCCATCAGATGCTGGAGGCCCCGCCGGCCAGCCTGGAGGCCTTCTCCAGCCCCGTTGCCCACTCCCCGTCACCCTGGCGCGGGATGTGGACCCTGGCCCTGTTGCTGGGGCTCGCCGGGGTGATGGTCCAGAGCCTGGTGGGGGGCTGGATGGCCAGCCACTGGGCGGCGGAGCGCTGTCTGGCCTCCGGCGAGTGGTGCAACCTGCTGGGTTGGCATCGTCAGCTTGCCTCGGGTGTCGGTGCCGGGGTGCTGCTGCTTACGGTCGCGGGAACCGCCATGCCGGCCCGGAGCCGCCGGCAGCGGGCCATGGCCGTGGCCTCCGGCGCCGTGGTGATGGTGCAGATCGCTCTCGGGATCTGCACCCTGCGCCTGGGTCTCGCCGTGCCGGCGGTCACGATCGCCCACCAGCTGGGTGCCGCCCTGCTGGTGGCCCTGCTCGCCGGCCAGCTCGGCCTCTCCCTGGCGCCAGCAGCGCCACCCCTGTCTGTGGCGGATCCGTCCGCTGTTCTTCCTTCCGGAGCTGAACCATGGTGA
- a CDS encoding cytochrome c oxidase subunit II — MQIRAAITTALATTGLVLTGLLVGNRVNLLPAQASSNASTYDSLFKVLFSIGTMLFLGILIVVIYSLVRFRRPAGDSTDGAAIEGNLPLEIVWTAIPAVVILFVGIYSYDIYERMGGMAPLMDHASMHGAGMQAPAPGGMSAGGAVQAAASTGRIWGGIGPAAVADRDGGASATPPLPVDVTAMQFAFIFHYPEGDITSGELHVPLGQPVELRMEARDVIHAFWVPQFRLKQDVIPGQTTRLSFTATRAGTYPIVCAELCGAYHGGMRSNVVVHEPESFDAWRQQNTPLTST, encoded by the coding sequence GTGCAGATCCGCGCCGCCATCACCACGGCTCTGGCCACCACAGGGCTTGTGCTCACAGGCCTTCTGGTGGGAAATCGGGTGAACCTGCTGCCTGCGCAGGCCAGCAGCAACGCTTCCACCTACGATTCACTCTTTAAGGTTTTATTCAGCATTGGCACGATGCTCTTCCTGGGCATCCTGATCGTGGTGATCTACAGCCTGGTGCGGTTCCGCCGCCCCGCCGGCGACAGCACGGATGGTGCGGCGATCGAAGGCAATCTGCCCCTGGAGATCGTGTGGACAGCGATACCAGCCGTCGTGATTTTGTTTGTCGGTATCTACAGCTACGACATCTACGAGCGCATGGGCGGGATGGCTCCGCTGATGGACCACGCTTCCATGCATGGGGCCGGCATGCAGGCCCCAGCCCCCGGGGGGATGTCCGCTGGGGGAGCAGTCCAGGCCGCGGCCAGCACCGGTCGAATCTGGGGCGGGATCGGGCCGGCCGCTGTGGCTGACCGCGATGGCGGGGCGTCGGCAACCCCTCCCCTGCCGGTGGATGTCACCGCCATGCAGTTCGCCTTCATCTTCCACTACCCGGAGGGAGACATCACCAGCGGCGAGCTGCACGTGCCCCTGGGGCAACCCGTGGAGTTGCGGATGGAGGCCCGCGATGTGATCCATGCCTTCTGGGTGCCCCAGTTCCGGCTGAAACAGGACGTGATTCCCGGCCAGACCACCCGGCTTTCCTTCACGGCCACCCGGGCAGGCACCTACCCCATCGTCTGCGCCGAGCTCTGCGGCGCGTACCACGGAGGCATGCGCTCCAACGTGGTGGTGCACGAACCGGAGTCCTTCGACGCCTGGCGGCAGCAGAACACTCCCCTCACCAGCACCTGA
- the ctaD gene encoding cytochrome c oxidase subunit I, translating to MTVASPSPFPEGLQPTGWLRYFSFSLDHKVIGLQYLVCGFVFYLIGGLLAGIIRTELVSPMADFVSRDTYNEVLTLHGTVMIFLWIVPVVNGAFGNYLIPFYVGARDMAFPRLNAVAFWMIPPAGILLISSYFLAGAAAQSGWTAYPPLSLTTPAAGQVVWILSVLLLGGSSIFGAVNFIATILKLRRPGLKLMQLPMYCWAMLGTSLLVVLSTPVLAGVLILLSFDIVAHTGFFNPSMGGNVVVYQHLFWFYSHPAVYIMVLPAFGLVSEILPVHARKPLFGYTTMVYSIMAIVFLGLIVWAHHMFTSGTPPWMRLFFTIATSFIAVPTGIKFFNWIATLWGGKIALNSAMLFSCGFILNFVFGGITGITLAQVPFDIHVHDTYYVVGHFHYIVYGGTVFVIFASLYHWYPKFTGRMLNEDLGRLHFVLTLIGFQLCFLPQHWLGLNGMPRRVAEYDPTFTTLNQVSSVGALIMAISTLPLLINVVVTALRGPAAGDNPWNALTPEWLTSSPPPVENWLGEAPLVTEPYGYGHAAATKS from the coding sequence ATGACCGTCGCCAGTCCCAGTCCATTTCCCGAGGGCCTGCAGCCAACCGGCTGGTTGCGCTACTTCAGCTTCAGCCTCGATCACAAGGTGATCGGCCTGCAGTATCTCGTGTGTGGTTTTGTGTTCTACCTGATCGGGGGTCTGCTGGCCGGCATCATCCGCACCGAGCTGGTCAGCCCGATGGCCGACTTCGTCAGCCGCGATACCTACAACGAAGTGCTCACCTTGCACGGCACGGTGATGATCTTTCTTTGGATCGTGCCGGTGGTGAATGGTGCCTTCGGCAACTACCTCATCCCGTTCTACGTGGGTGCCCGTGACATGGCGTTCCCACGCCTGAACGCGGTGGCGTTCTGGATGATTCCACCTGCCGGCATCCTCCTGATCAGCAGCTACTTCCTGGCCGGCGCCGCTGCCCAGTCCGGCTGGACCGCCTACCCCCCACTCAGCCTCACGACGCCCGCCGCGGGCCAGGTGGTGTGGATTCTCAGTGTGCTCCTGCTCGGAGGGAGCTCGATCTTCGGGGCTGTCAACTTCATCGCCACCATCCTGAAACTGCGTCGGCCCGGATTGAAGCTGATGCAGCTGCCGATGTACTGCTGGGCCATGCTGGGCACGAGCCTGCTGGTGGTGCTCTCGACGCCGGTGCTGGCGGGTGTGCTGATTCTGCTCAGCTTTGACATCGTGGCTCACACCGGCTTCTTCAACCCTTCGATGGGGGGCAATGTGGTGGTGTACCAGCACTTGTTCTGGTTCTACTCCCACCCCGCTGTCTACATCATGGTGTTGCCGGCTTTCGGTCTGGTGAGTGAGATCCTGCCGGTGCATGCCCGCAAGCCCCTGTTCGGCTACACCACCATGGTGTATTCGATCATGGCCATTGTGTTCCTCGGCCTGATCGTGTGGGCTCACCACATGTTCACCAGTGGCACGCCCCCCTGGATGCGCCTCTTCTTCACAATCGCCACCTCCTTCATTGCCGTTCCCACCGGCATCAAATTCTTCAACTGGATCGCAACCCTATGGGGTGGCAAGATTGCCCTGAACTCGGCCATGCTTTTCTCCTGCGGATTCATCCTTAATTTTGTCTTCGGCGGCATCACCGGCATCACCTTGGCCCAGGTGCCCTTCGACATTCACGTGCACGATACCTATTATGTGGTGGGCCACTTCCACTACATCGTCTACGGCGGCACCGTGTTCGTGATTTTCGCCTCGCTCTATCATTGGTACCCGAAATTCACCGGCCGGATGTTGAACGAAGATCTGGGCCGGCTGCACTTCGTGCTCACCCTGATCGGCTTCCAGCTCTGCTTCCTGCCACAGCACTGGCTGGGTCTCAATGGCATGCCCCGCCGGGTGGCCGAATATGACCCCACCTTCACCACCCTGAACCAGGTGAGCAGTGTCGGCGCCCTGATCATGGCGATCAGCACCCTGCCCCTGCTGATCAACGTGGTGGTGACGGCCCTGCGCGGACCGGCTGCCGGCGACAACCCCTGGAACGCCCTCACTCCCGAGTGGCTCACCAGCTCTCCTCCGCCGGTGGAGAACTGGCTGGGTGAGGCTCCTCTGGTCACAGAGCCCTATGGCTACGGCCATGCAGCGGCAACCAAGTCATGA